From the Salipiger sp. CCB-MM3 genome, the window CCGCCTAACCTCTGGATGTCGCTTGCGCGTGCGGCTGGCGAAGGTATCTTCGCGCCATGACGACCCGCGCCCTGTCCCTGCCCTCTTCCGACGCAACCTGCGCGCTGGCCGCCTCGCTTGCGCCGCGCCTGCGTCCCGGCGACGTGCTGCTGCTCGACGGCGGCATCGGCGCCGGAAAAACCCATTTCGCCCGCTGCCTGATCCAGTCGCTGCAGGAGGATCCCGAGGATGTGCCCTCGCCCACCTTCACGCTGGTGCAGGTCTACGACGTCCCCACGGGTGAGCTCTGGCACACCGATCTCTATCGCCTCTCCGACCCCGACCAAGTGGTCGAACTGGGTCTCACCGAGGCCTTCGAAGAAGCGATCTGCCTCGTCGAATGGCCCGACCGGCTGGAGGACCTGACCCCCAAGGCCGCGCTGTCGCTCAGCTTCGAGGTCACCGGCGACGACAGCCGCCGGGTGACGCTG encodes:
- the tsaE gene encoding tRNA (adenosine(37)-N6)-threonylcarbamoyltransferase complex ATPase subunit type 1 TsaE produces the protein MTTRALSLPSSDATCALAASLAPRLRPGDVLLLDGGIGAGKTHFARCLIQSLQEDPEDVPSPTFTLVQVYDVPTGELWHTDLYRLSDPDQVVELGLTEAFEEAICLVEWPDRLEDLTPKAALSLSFEVTGDDSRRVTLSWQDPRWDALLEALDA